The genomic DNA TGGACGAGGACCGCGCCGCGCTGGCCAGCATCGGGGGCAAGCCCATCGGCCTCGTGTGCGTGAACCTCTACCCGTTCGAGAAGACGGTGGCGGCCGGCGCCGAGCACGACGAGATCATCGAGAACATCGACATCGGCGGCCCGTCCATGGTGCGCAGCTCCGCCAAGAACCACAGCCGCGTCACCATCGTGACCGAGCCCGCCGACTACGGCCGCGTACTCGAGGCGCTCCGCATCGCGGGCGAGACCACGCTCGAGCTGCGCGCCGAGCTGGCCGCCAAGGCCTTCACCCACACGGCCGCCTACGACGGCGCGATCGCCGCCTACATGACGCGCCAGGCGGGCTCGGCCTACCCGGGCACGCTCACGCTGAGCTTCCGCAAGGGCTACGACGTGCGCTACGGCGAGAACCCGCACCAGAGCGGCGCGTTCTACATCGACCGCGACGCGGAGCCCGGCAGCCTGGCGCTGTCGGAGTCGCTCGACGAAGGCGGCAAGGAGCTCTCGTTCAACAACCTCATCGACGTCGACGCCGCGCTCGACGCCGTGCGCGAGTTCACCGAGGGTCCGGCCGCCGTGGTGGTGAAGCACACCAACCCGTGTGGTGTGGCCCGCGCGGCCACGCTGGAGCAGGCCTACCGCATCGCCCGCGAGGCCGACTCGCAGAGCGCCTTCGGTGGCATCGTGGCGCTCAACCAGCGCGTGGATCGCGCCACGGCCGACGCCCTGGCCGAGACCTTCATCGAGTGCGTGATCGCGCCGGGCTACGACGACGAGGCCCTCGCCAAGCTCAAGAAGAAGGGCAACCTGCGCATCCTGTCCACGGGCGCCTGGCTCGGGCCCGAGCACCGCGCGCTGCACTACAAGCGCATCAGCGGCGGCGTGGTGGTTCAGGAACGTGACGCCACCGGTGGCGCCGAGGTGCGCGACGGCAAGGTGGTCAGCCAGCGTCAGCCCACGGCCGACGAGTGGGCCGCCCTCCAGTTCGCGTGGTGCGTGTGCAAGCACGTGAAGAGCAACGCCATCATCTTCGCCACCCCCGACCGAACGGTGGGCGTGGGCGCTGGCCAGATGGCGCGCGTCACCTCCGTGAAGATCGCCACCGAGAAGGCCGGCGAGCTGAGCAAGGGCGCGGTCATGGCCTCCGACGCGTTCTTCCCGTTCCCGGACGGCATCGAGGCGGCGGCCGCGGCGGGCATCACCGCGGTGGCGCACCCGGGCGGCTCCAAGAACGACGACGCCATCATCGCGGCGGCCAACGCCGCGGGCATCGCCATGGTCTTCACCGGCGTGCGCCACTTCCGGCACTGATCACGGAGCGTTTCCATGGAGCCCTCGATGAAGGTGTTGGTGATTGGCAGCGGCGCGCGCGAGCACTCGCTCGCCTGGAAGCTGTCGCAGGACGCCCACGTCGAGGTCTTCGTGGCCCCCGGCAACGCAGGCATGAGCGCCGTGGCGCAGCGGCGCCCCCTGCGTTCGATCACGCCCGAGACCATCGTCGCGCTGGCTCGTGAGCTGGGCGCGGCGTTCGTCATCGTGGGCCCCGAGGCCCCTCTGGTGGACGGCGCCATCGATGCGCTCGCCGCGGCGGGCATCGAGGCCTTCGGTCCGCCACGCTTCCAGGCGCAGCTCGAGGGCTCCAAGATCTTCTCGAAGGAGTTCATGGCGCGGCACGGCGTGCCCACCGCGGGCTTCGCCGTCTTCAGCGACGCGGACGAGGCCGAGGCCTATGTGCGCGCCGCGGGTCGACCGCTGGTGGTGAAGGCCGACGGTCTCGCGGCCGGGAAGGGCGTCACCGTGGCCAAGGACGCCGATGAAGCGGCCGACGCCATCGACCGCATCATGCGGCAGCGCGAGTTCGGCGGCGCGGGCGCGCGCGTGCTCATCGAGGAGTGCCTGGTGGGCGAGGAGGTGAGCTTCCACGTGGTGTGCGACGGCGAGCGCTACGTGCCGCTCGCGCCCGCGCAGGACCACAAGCGCGCCTTCGACGGGGACCAGGGCCCCAACACGGGTGGCATGGGCGCCTACTCGCCGCCGCCCGTGGTGAGCGCCGACGTGGAGCGCAAGATCCTCACGCGCGTGGTCGAGCCCACGCTGGCCGGCATGCGGGCCGAGGGTCACCCCTTCCGCGGAGCGCTCTTCGTGGGCGTCATGGTGGTAGACGGCGAGCCGCTGGTGCTCGAGTACAACACGCGCTTCGGCGACCCCGAGTGCGAGAGCATGATGATGCGCTGGAGCGGGTCGGTGCTGCCCCTGCTGCAGGGCTCGGCGCGAGGCGACCTGCGCGGTGTCACGCCCGCGTGGGACGCGCCCACCAGCCTGTGCGTGGTGTTGGCGTCGGGCGGCTATCCCGGCGCCTACGAGACGGGCAAGGTCATCCACGGGCTCGAGGCGGCGGCGGCGGTCGAGGGGGTTACCGTGTTTCACGCCGGCACCACGGAGCGCGACGGCGCCATCGTCACCAACGGGGGTCGCGTGCTCACCGTGACGGCCATCGGCAGAACGCTGGACGAGGCCGCCGAGCGCGCCTACCGCGCGGCCGACGCGATCACCTTCGAAGGCAAGATGCTGCGCCGCGACATCGGTTGGCGCGCCCGCACAGCCACTGCCCCGCGATGAGCACAGCATCCCCGGCGCGGCGTCATCCTTGGCTGGCGGGGGCCGACCTCGTGGGCCTGCTGGTGGTCCTCGGGTTCTG from Sandaracinaceae bacterium includes the following:
- the purH gene encoding bifunctional phosphoribosylaminoimidazolecarboxamide formyltransferase/IMP cyclohydrolase, with product MRIERALVSVSDKTGVVEFAKGLAALGIEILSTGGTAKALREAGLTVVDVSEYTQSPEIMDGRVKTLHPRVHGGILMRDLDEDRAALASIGGKPIGLVCVNLYPFEKTVAAGAEHDEIIENIDIGGPSMVRSSAKNHSRVTIVTEPADYGRVLEALRIAGETTLELRAELAAKAFTHTAAYDGAIAAYMTRQAGSAYPGTLTLSFRKGYDVRYGENPHQSGAFYIDRDAEPGSLALSESLDEGGKELSFNNLIDVDAALDAVREFTEGPAAVVVKHTNPCGVARAATLEQAYRIAREADSQSAFGGIVALNQRVDRATADALAETFIECVIAPGYDDEALAKLKKKGNLRILSTGAWLGPEHRALHYKRISGGVVVQERDATGGAEVRDGKVVSQRQPTADEWAALQFAWCVCKHVKSNAIIFATPDRTVGVGAGQMARVTSVKIATEKAGELSKGAVMASDAFFPFPDGIEAAAAAGITAVAHPGGSKNDDAIIAAANAAGIAMVFTGVRHFRH
- the purD gene encoding phosphoribosylamine--glycine ligase codes for the protein MKVLVIGSGAREHSLAWKLSQDAHVEVFVAPGNAGMSAVAQRRPLRSITPETIVALARELGAAFVIVGPEAPLVDGAIDALAAAGIEAFGPPRFQAQLEGSKIFSKEFMARHGVPTAGFAVFSDADEAEAYVRAAGRPLVVKADGLAAGKGVTVAKDADEAADAIDRIMRQREFGGAGARVLIEECLVGEEVSFHVVCDGERYVPLAPAQDHKRAFDGDQGPNTGGMGAYSPPPVVSADVERKILTRVVEPTLAGMRAEGHPFRGALFVGVMVVDGEPLVLEYNTRFGDPECESMMMRWSGSVLPLLQGSARGDLRGVTPAWDAPTSLCVVLASGGYPGAYETGKVIHGLEAAAAVEGVTVFHAGTTERDGAIVTNGGRVLTVTAIGRTLDEAAERAYRAADAITFEGKMLRRDIGWRARTATAPR